In Alteribacter lacisalsi, a genomic segment contains:
- a CDS encoding ATP-binding cassette domain-containing protein, whose translation MHAVELKGVMKRFSNGTELTTVFTEADLTVTKGEIVVVQGGCKTGKTTLLNLIAAMTPANKGSVLVFGTNLLSLRHRPDWRLANIAFITDDMSLNPCLSPLQNLLTGFQEGEKGYEEASLRAADVLSSLGISNRDRGECLEELSRKETFLTSIARVFMSRNPLVLADEPEKVLADEEAHSAMSSLIRFARKNSITVIIASNDRRLSCQADRTLVLKNGNVLSYQNKDPLKQAE comes from the coding sequence GTGCATGCTGTTGAACTGAAAGGCGTAATGAAAAGGTTTTCAAATGGGACTGAGCTGACAACTGTATTTACCGAGGCTGATTTAACGGTTACAAAAGGAGAAATTGTAGTGGTTCAGGGCGGCTGTAAAACTGGTAAAACAACCCTCCTGAATTTGATTGCAGCAATGACACCGGCAAATAAAGGGTCAGTCCTGGTTTTTGGGACAAACTTGCTTTCGCTCAGACACCGTCCGGATTGGCGTCTTGCAAATATAGCCTTTATTACAGATGATATGAGTCTGAACCCCTGCCTATCCCCCCTTCAAAATCTTCTAACGGGATTTCAGGAAGGAGAAAAGGGTTATGAAGAAGCTTCCTTAAGGGCTGCAGATGTCCTTTCGTCACTCGGTATTTCAAACAGGGACAGAGGGGAATGCCTTGAGGAACTGAGCCGGAAAGAGACATTCCTCACTTCGATTGCACGTGTCTTTATGAGCCGGAATCCTCTTGTACTTGCGGATGAACCGGAAAAAGTGCTTGCTGATGAAGAAGCCCATTCTGCAATGTCTTCCCTGATCCGTTTTGCCCGGAAGAACTCAATTACAGTCATCATCGCCAGCAACGACCGCCGGCTTAGCTGCCAGGCTGACCGGACACTGGTACTTAAGAATGGGAATGTCCTCTCTTATCAGAATAAAGATCCACTAAAACAGGCGGAATAA
- a CDS encoding potassium channel family protein → MRKQFAIIGMGRFGSSMCKELHRMNHEVLAIDKDETKLNAVKAYATHTVTADATDEQVLIDAGIRNFDHAIVAIGEDIQASILCTLHLKDFDINQVWVKAQNDYHHKVLDKIGADRVFHPESDMGQRIAEYLTSEKVIDYIDLSDEYSIIETLATPKVKGKSLADLDIRARFGCTIIAIKQKNKVDVTPHPEDTLNPGDLLVVIGHKNDLRRFQKEAL, encoded by the coding sequence ATGAGAAAACAGTTTGCCATCATCGGCATGGGGCGTTTTGGTTCTAGTATGTGTAAAGAACTCCACCGTATGAATCATGAAGTTCTTGCTATAGATAAAGATGAAACGAAACTGAACGCAGTAAAAGCCTATGCCACCCACACCGTTACTGCAGATGCAACCGATGAACAGGTCCTTATTGACGCCGGGATCCGGAATTTTGACCATGCGATTGTTGCAATCGGAGAAGATATTCAGGCGAGCATCCTGTGCACCCTTCACCTGAAGGACTTTGACATCAATCAGGTATGGGTAAAAGCGCAGAATGACTACCACCATAAAGTGCTGGATAAGATCGGCGCCGACAGAGTATTCCATCCGGAGTCGGATATGGGACAGCGGATTGCGGAGTATCTTACGTCCGAAAAAGTGATCGACTATATCGATCTGTCCGATGAATACAGTATCATTGAAACGCTTGCCACGCCCAAGGTCAAGGGAAAGTCACTTGCTGACCTTGATATCCGCGCGCGGTTTGGATGCACGATCATCGCCATTAAGCAGAAAAACAAGGTGGATGTGACGCCTCATCCCGAGGATACGCTGAATCCAGGTGATCTCCTCGTTGTGATTGGTCACAAAAATGACCTCCGTCGTTTTCAGAAGGAAGCATTATAA
- a CDS encoding mechanosensitive ion channel family protein — protein MNEEENEPLVDAEAIVETVTGITLQEYGIALAIFILFFVFRRIFTTYLFKFIVTVSNRAPTDLLYNGLLAFEKPIRVFLVIIGIYVSLIYLDLPEGFSDPMVRVFRSLVIALIAWGLFNLSSTSSRVFTKVGKRLDIEIDQILLPFLSKLVRFAVIAMALSIIASEWRYDVSGFVAGLGLGGLAFALAAQNTISNFFGGIVIITEKPFSIDDWISSPSVEGIIEDISFRSTKIRTFSQALVTVPNSTLANEPITNWSKMGKRQVSFKLGVKYSTPRDKIRVCVSRIEELLKTSPLVDKDLVMVRFDAFGASSLDLFIYFFTKTTSWTEYLEAKEELNLEIMRILEEEGVEIAFPSRSLYFHSESSSEKKPENQHSLNE, from the coding sequence ATGAACGAAGAAGAAAACGAGCCCTTGGTGGACGCTGAGGCCATAGTTGAAACCGTAACCGGGATTACCCTTCAGGAATATGGAATTGCCCTGGCCATTTTTATTCTGTTTTTCGTGTTTCGCAGAATTTTTACAACCTACTTGTTTAAATTCATTGTAACGGTGTCAAACCGTGCGCCGACAGACCTCTTGTATAATGGTCTGCTTGCTTTTGAAAAACCGATCCGTGTTTTTCTCGTCATTATCGGTATTTATGTATCCCTGATTTATCTGGATTTGCCTGAAGGATTCAGCGATCCGATGGTCCGTGTATTCCGGTCGCTTGTTATTGCACTGATTGCGTGGGGATTGTTTAATCTTTCATCCACTTCATCCCGTGTGTTCACCAAAGTTGGGAAACGACTGGACATCGAGATTGATCAGATACTGCTGCCGTTCCTTTCTAAACTTGTCCGGTTTGCTGTCATTGCTATGGCACTCAGTATTATTGCAAGTGAGTGGCGATATGATGTGAGCGGATTTGTAGCCGGTCTTGGTCTGGGGGGCCTGGCGTTTGCCCTTGCAGCCCAGAATACGATCAGCAACTTTTTCGGCGGTATCGTAATCATAACGGAGAAGCCGTTTTCCATTGACGACTGGATCAGCTCCCCGAGTGTGGAAGGGATTATAGAGGACATCTCATTCCGGAGTACAAAAATCCGTACGTTTTCCCAGGCGTTGGTAACGGTGCCGAACTCCACACTTGCAAATGAACCGATCACGAACTGGTCTAAAATGGGCAAAAGGCAGGTCAGCTTCAAGCTGGGCGTCAAGTATTCCACTCCACGTGATAAAATACGGGTCTGTGTGAGCCGGATCGAGGAACTGCTGAAAACGAGCCCGCTCGTTGACAAGGACCTGGTCATGGTGCGCTTCGATGCTTTTGGAGCCAGCAGCCTGGATCTTTTCATCTATTTCTTTACAAAAACCACGTCCTGGACGGAATATCTTGAGGCTAAAGAAGAGCTGAATCTGGAAATAATGAGGATTCTCGAAGAAGAAGGCGTTGAAATTGCCTTTCCAAGCAGAAGCCTTTATTTCCATTCTGAAAGCAGCAGTGAAAAAAAACCTGAAAACCAGCACAGTTTAAATGAATGA
- a CDS encoding CPBP family intramembrane glutamic endopeptidase — protein MSVLKDQTKQNHNEKSRKPWRSYLIFLAIAAAGTLTLYPMMAEAVEVQIRELNLDVAISTEVLAWLSLINPFVLALIAITLGHLTVRKTGLRSFTYEWDRLRKPFLSSFLPTVKAGIVGGVAAGAIIVAADLVFRSWLPPELLATGEMPGISHILMAFFYGGVVEELMMRWGLMTLLVWLFWKVFQRKKNEPGGAAFWTAILVSSLIFAIGHFGATAAVTDITPVVFIRMLLLNGAAGVIFGWLYWKKGLETAMVAHIMAHVVMNGTAFIGALIL, from the coding sequence ATGAGTGTGCTGAAAGATCAGACTAAACAAAATCATAATGAAAAAAGCAGAAAACCGTGGCGGTCATACCTTATATTCCTTGCCATCGCTGCTGCCGGGACACTCACACTCTACCCCATGATGGCAGAAGCCGTTGAGGTACAAATCCGTGAATTGAACCTGGATGTGGCTATTTCGACTGAGGTGCTGGCATGGCTCTCCCTGATTAACCCGTTTGTCCTGGCACTAATTGCGATTACTCTTGGTCATCTCACAGTGAGAAAGACAGGGCTGAGATCTTTTACCTACGAATGGGACCGGTTAAGGAAACCTTTCCTCTCCTCGTTCCTGCCTACCGTAAAAGCAGGTATCGTTGGCGGGGTCGCAGCAGGGGCGATTATTGTAGCGGCAGATCTTGTGTTTCGTTCCTGGCTCCCTCCGGAACTTTTGGCCACCGGGGAAATGCCGGGGATCTCTCATATTCTGATGGCCTTTTTTTATGGCGGAGTTGTGGAAGAACTGATGATGCGCTGGGGGCTCATGACACTTCTCGTCTGGCTTTTCTGGAAGGTTTTTCAGAGGAAAAAGAACGAGCCCGGAGGCGCAGCATTCTGGACTGCCATTCTCGTCTCCTCCTTAATATTTGCGATCGGCCATTTTGGTGCCACTGCAGCGGTCACGGATATAACACCGGTGGTTTTTATAAGGATGCTTCTTCTTAATGGAGCAGCTGGCGTGATATTCGGCTGGCTTTACTGGAAAAAAGGTCTGGAAACAGCTATGGTGGCTCATATTATGGCACATGTGGTCATGAATGGCACCGCGTTCATAGGGGCACTTATCCTTTGA